TCATACCAAAAAAGTGTACATGTTTCTCCGTTTTGGTTAGACATGTGCTCTTTTTAGGTTGGCGGTTCGTCATGTTTTTTATCCAGTTTCAGGTTGTCAAACGGACTTTTTATCCGGCCCAATTCTTTTTTGCTTACATGTGTATATATTTCCGTTGTCTTGCTGCTCTTATGCCCGAGTAATTCCTGTATATACCGTAAATCTGTGCCTGCTTCCAGCAGATGCGTGGCATAACTGTGCCGCAGCGTGTGTAAGGTAGCGCGTTTTGTGATACCGGCCAAACGCATGCCTTTCCTCAGGATGCGGGCCAGACTAGTTGCGCTGTATGAGCCACCTTTCTGTCCTTCAAACAGACGTTTTTCTGGTTTGTATTGTTTGTAATAGTCCCTCAGGTAGCTTAATATATGTCTGCTCAAAGGCACGTATCTGTCCTTCGCTCCCTTGGCTGCCCTAATCTTGATCAGCATACGGTCACTGTCTATGTCTCCGATCTCCATCTTCAATAATTCACTTCTGCGCAAACCTGCAGAATATATCAGCCCAAGCATGCAACGATGTTTTTTGTTTTCCAATGCGTTGAGAATGGATGCCACCTCCTCAGTAGACAGTATGTCCGGTAATTTCCACTCCTTCCTGGGGCGTTCAATCTCATCTACGTTCAATGCCCTGTCCTCCATCCTTGAGAAGTACAGTTTCACCGCATTGATTACCTGGCTTTGATAGGATATCGAATATTCACGCGCCAGAATGTATTCTTTGTTGAAACGGATTACATCATCCTTGTTAATCTGCCGCAACGGCTTTCCGGCATGAAATCTGAGAAATGAGGTGAGACCGTCCAGATAGGTGGCAATGGTATTCTCCGCATAGCGTCGCTGCTGCATCCAGCCTCTGAATTTTATCAGGCTTTCTTTTGTATCATTCTCCAAAGGAGGAAGAGACCGAAGAGATTCATTCCCTGGCTTGCGTCCAGTCTTATGTCTATCTTCTTTTTCCTTTTGACTTGCAGGTGTTCTACTAAAGAATCCTTCTGAATTTATCCATGCTTTTCCTCTGAATACCGCGAAAATGTTCTTCAGGTTCTCCCGGTTGTTTTCCACATACCAGCACCGGTGGGTACGGCTCCACCCGGCGCCGTCAATCATCCTGGCCAATGCGATCAGTTCCACGTCGTAGTCAAAATCCAACCGGATCATCGTTCGTCCTTTGTGTGTAAGATGACCCAATACGATTTTCTTCATCATGATAAGTTTTATACACTAAAGTCAGAAAATAACCCGCCGGATTCCGCATGATGTAAGGTCTTGCAGCACTTTGGTTGATAAAGCGCATTTCATACAACACATTCCAGGCAAAAAAAATCCCTGCCGGTCAATGTCCGGCAGGGATGGGATGATGTAAGGAAGGATGTTACAGTTGCTCGGGCAAAGTGTAAGTCCTGCCTTTGTTCTGGGTTTTCAGCCAGTCCATCAGCGGGGCAAAATATTCCAGCATGGGTTTGGCGCTCAGCTCGCTTCCGATGGCTTGCTGAAGATGCTCTCTCCAGTCGATGGTGGCACCGGTCTTCATCATGTTTCCGATGAAGGCACCGACTTCCTTGTTGCCATAGTAGTTGGTGGCATGCGGATCCTGTTTCAGGATGTTCTTGGAGATGTAGTCATGGAACTGGTACATCAGGATGTAGGAGATGGCATAGTCGTAATACTGTGCCGCGTCATTGTTGATGTGTGTCTTGGTAGCAGCATCACAGTAGTCTTCCCCGCGGTCGGACGGAGGGACAATGCCCTGGTACTTCTTCTTGTATTCCCACCAGCGTGCATTGAACTGGTCCTTGGGAAGGTTCTCAGAATACAGATAGTGTTCAAAGAAAGTCATCACACCCGCACTCCATGGAATGAAAGTCACGTTCTCCAAAGCTTCCTTCAGGAGGATCTGGATGTCGTCGGTCTTCGCGTTGGCATCTGCCAGACCGAAGTTTACCAGGAAGGGCTTTTGCACGGCGGCCAGGCCCATCAGACTTCCAAGTGCCTCATGGTATCCGCGGTTGGCGCCATTGCGCAGGGTAATCGGAACTTCGGGGGTGCTGTAGGCAAGGAAGTAGTAGATATGCCCCAGCTCGTGAAGCGTGGTTCCCCACCATCTGGCGTTGGACTCCACACTCATCAGGGAACGTACATCATGCTCGAGGTTGATGTGCCATGCGGAGGCATGGTTGTTCTTCTTGTATCCGGCATCCGCAGGAGCAGGGTAGAGGCTTGACTTTTCGTAGAACACCTCGGGCAGTTTCGGGAAGCCGAGGCTCATGTAGAAGTCCTCGCCCTTTTCAACGATCCAGCTGGGTTCTTTGTCTTTCAGGGCACCATCCACATCCAGGCCTTCCACGCTGACGATGTCACCCCAGGCTTGTCCCCAGCGATTTGGCAGCCAGTGGGCAGGGGTCATATCCGGTACAGGTGCGTTGAAACGTTTGGCCAGGCGATAGCGTGCCCAGGTGTGAAGCTCCCTGTACAACGGCCACAGGTCAACGACCATTTGGTTGCAGAGCTGTTTCATCTCATCGGTGCTCATGCCATATTCGGAAACCTGGTATGCGAAATAGTCTTTGTAACCCAGGGCCTGCACGCATTGGTTGCGGAGGAGTCTGAGGGTGTCCACACCATCTTTCAACACCTTACCAACGGTCTTACTCGCTTCCCAGGCCTGACGTAGGTCCGTTTCGTTGGTGGAATGAGCAAGGATGGAGTCCAGTTGATTCGTGGAGACCTCCTTGTCATTCAAAGTGTAGGTAAACTTGAACAGGTTTGTGGTTTGTCTTGCATCGGCGGCGATCTTGGCTTTCACGATGTTGGCCACGGAGGCAGGTGAGGAAGCGGCCATGTAGAGGATGGCTTCCATTTGTCTCACCTCGAGCGGTGTCAGGGAATCTTTCTTCTCGAGAAAACCTTTGGCGGCATTCACCACTTCATCACTTCCGAGGTAGCCGGAGAGTGCTTCCATGGCAGCCTGCTGACGCTTTTCTGTCAGGGTGTCCCCATCCACAATATGGGTGTTGAGAAGCCACTCTTGTTCCTGCGCTTTGGTATACAGGTCCTGAAACTTCTGGTCGAATTCGTCGAGA
This region of Flavobacteriales bacterium genomic DNA includes:
- a CDS encoding tyrosine-type recombinase/integrase, with translation MMKKIVLGHLTHKGRTMIRLDFDYDVELIALARMIDGAGWSRTHRCWYVENNRENLKNIFAVFRGKAWINSEGFFSRTPASQKEKEDRHKTGRKPGNESLRSLPPLENDTKESLIKFRGWMQQRRYAENTIATYLDGLTSFLRFHAGKPLRQINKDDVIRFNKEYILAREYSISYQSQVINAVKLYFSRMEDRALNVDEIERPRKEWKLPDILSTEEVASILNALENKKHRCMLGLIYSAGLRRSELLKMEIGDIDSDRMLIKIRAAKGAKDRYVPLSRHILSYLRDYYKQYKPEKRLFEGQKGGSYSATSLARILRKGMRLAGITKRATLHTLRHSYATHLLEAGTDLRYIQELLGHKSSKTTEIYTHVSKKELGRIKSPFDNLKLDKKHDEPPT
- a CDS encoding M2 family metallopeptidase; protein product: MLACGSGPEESAQSAKVYATPKEFLDEFDQKFQDLYTKAQEQEWLLNTHIVDGDTLTEKRQQAAMEALSGYLGSDEVVNAAKGFLEKKDSLTPLEVRQMEAILYMAASSPASVANIVKAKIAADARQTTNLFKFTYTLNDKEVSTNQLDSILAHSTNETDLRQAWEASKTVGKVLKDGVDTLRLLRNQCVQALGYKDYFAYQVSEYGMSTDEMKQLCNQMVVDLWPLYRELHTWARYRLAKRFNAPVPDMTPAHWLPNRWGQAWGDIVSVEGLDVDGALKDKEPSWIVEKGEDFYMSLGFPKLPEVFYEKSSLYPAPADAGYKKNNHASAWHINLEHDVRSLMSVESNARWWGTTLHELGHIYYFLAYSTPEVPITLRNGANRGYHEALGSLMGLAAVQKPFLVNFGLADANAKTDDIQILLKEALENVTFIPWSAGVMTFFEHYLYSENLPKDQFNARWWEYKKKYQGIVPPSDRGEDYCDAATKTHINNDAAQYYDYAISYILMYQFHDYISKNILKQDPHATNYYGNKEVGAFIGNMMKTGATIDWREHLQQAIGSELSAKPMLEYFAPLMDWLKTQNKGRTYTLPEQL